A part of Microbacterium terregens genomic DNA contains:
- a CDS encoding MDR family MFS transporter, which yields MSRRKVLEALSGLLLGMFVSILAATVVSTSLPVIIHDIGGDQAAFTWVITATLLTTAISTPIWGKLADLFNRKLLIQIALVIFVLATAAAGFSQDPGTLIAFRAVQGIGAGGLAALSQIIMADIISPRERGRYMGLFGAVMALGTIGGPLLGGFITDGIGWRWNFYVAIPFAIAALVILQLTLHIPKRPKQKARIDYVGIVLLAASVSLLLVWITNAGDAFDWWSVETLLMAGGALVGAILFVIVEFRSREPLVPLSMFRNRTYTLSVIASIATGVAMFGTSVFLSQYMQMARGATPTEAGLLTLPMIGGLLLSSIIVGQLISRFGKWKIYLIAGSVLLIAGSVLLSTLHYDTNFVLVSLYMFLLGAGVGMTMQNLVLIVQNTAKPEEMGVASSGVAFFRSLGGTIGVSVMGAALATSVASLFASSKDALTTAIVNLGADGAAVADQLQSGTLPQVSLLPAAVRVIVEDIYAQSIAQSFLIAVPLAVISLIAIIFLPNHPLTRMTTAERIAAGEADLATVSTAEGMAALDATGSTPTASDAAPAEAVRDGAATRRR from the coding sequence ATGTCCCGACGGAAGGTGCTCGAAGCACTCTCCGGCCTGCTGCTGGGAATGTTCGTCTCCATTCTCGCCGCGACGGTCGTCTCCACCTCGCTGCCGGTCATCATCCACGACATCGGCGGCGATCAGGCCGCCTTCACCTGGGTCATCACCGCCACACTGCTGACCACGGCGATCTCCACCCCGATCTGGGGCAAACTCGCCGACCTGTTCAATCGCAAGCTGCTCATCCAGATCGCCCTGGTCATCTTCGTCCTGGCGACCGCGGCTGCAGGCTTCTCGCAGGATCCCGGCACGCTCATCGCCTTCCGCGCCGTGCAGGGCATCGGCGCCGGCGGCCTGGCCGCGCTGAGCCAGATCATCATGGCCGACATCATCAGCCCCCGCGAGCGCGGTCGCTACATGGGTCTGTTCGGCGCCGTGATGGCGCTCGGCACGATCGGCGGACCGCTGCTCGGCGGGTTCATCACCGACGGCATCGGCTGGCGCTGGAACTTCTACGTCGCGATCCCCTTCGCGATCGCCGCCCTGGTGATCCTGCAGCTCACGCTGCACATCCCCAAGCGCCCCAAGCAGAAGGCGCGCATCGACTACGTGGGCATCGTGCTGCTGGCCGCGTCGGTCTCGCTGCTGCTCGTCTGGATCACCAACGCGGGCGATGCCTTCGATTGGTGGAGCGTCGAGACACTCCTCATGGCGGGTGGCGCGCTCGTCGGTGCGATCCTGTTCGTGATCGTCGAGTTCCGCTCGCGCGAGCCCCTGGTGCCGCTGTCGATGTTCCGCAACCGCACGTACACGCTCTCGGTGATCGCTTCCATCGCGACGGGCGTCGCGATGTTCGGCACGTCGGTCTTCCTCAGCCAGTACATGCAGATGGCGCGCGGCGCCACACCGACCGAAGCCGGCCTGCTCACGCTGCCGATGATCGGCGGCCTGCTGCTCTCGTCGATCATCGTGGGTCAGCTGATCAGCCGCTTCGGTAAGTGGAAGATCTACCTGATCGCGGGCAGCGTGCTGCTGATCGCCGGGTCCGTCCTGCTGTCGACCCTGCACTACGACACGAACTTCGTGCTCGTCTCGCTGTACATGTTCCTGCTCGGCGCGGGCGTCGGCATGACGATGCAGAACCTCGTCCTCATCGTGCAGAACACGGCCAAGCCCGAAGAGATGGGCGTCGCCAGCTCCGGAGTGGCGTTCTTCCGCAGCCTCGGGGGGACCATCGGCGTCTCGGTCATGGGTGCCGCGCTGGCGACCTCGGTGGCGAGCCTCTTCGCCTCCAGCAAGGACGCGCTGACCACGGCCATCGTGAACCTCGGCGCCGACGGTGCTGCTGTGGCAGACCAGCTGCAGTCCGGCACGCTCCCCCAGGTGAGCCTGCTGCCGGCCGCCGTCCGGGTGATCGTCGAGGACATCTACGCGCAGAGCATCGCGCAGTCCTTCCTGATCGCCGTGCCGCTCGCGGTGATCAGCCTGATCGCGATCATCTTCCTGCCCAACCATCCGCTGACCCGCATGACGACGGCCGAGCGCATCGCTGCCGGCGAGGCGGACCTCGCGACGGTCTCGACCGCCGAGGGGATGGCCGCGCTGGATGCGACCGGCTCCACCCCGACCGCCTCGGATGCCGCGCCCGCAGAAGCCGTGCGCGACGGCGCCGCGACCCGTCGCCGTTGA
- a CDS encoding MarR family winged helix-turn-helix transcriptional regulator, translating to MAEFESASESREARTEAVRALEAEFGELLTRIRRLIAENAERVSPGMLPGAYKVFTTIVRRESITLSCLAESLTADKGQVSRTVRELEELGLITRTPDPDDGRSSLLSPTPDGIRRLAVAREPHDNALLDTLQEWSVQDIRTLARLLHSLTTGESP from the coding sequence ATGGCCGAGTTCGAATCCGCGTCCGAGTCCCGAGAGGCGCGCACCGAGGCGGTGCGCGCCCTCGAGGCGGAGTTCGGCGAACTGCTCACGCGCATCCGCCGCCTCATCGCCGAGAACGCCGAGCGGGTGAGCCCCGGCATGCTTCCCGGCGCCTACAAGGTGTTCACCACGATCGTGCGCCGCGAGAGCATCACACTGTCCTGCCTGGCCGAGTCGCTGACGGCCGACAAGGGCCAGGTGAGCCGCACCGTGCGCGAGCTGGAAGAGCTCGGGCTCATCACCCGCACCCCCGACCCCGATGACGGTCGGTCGAGTCTGCTCTCCCCCACGCCCGACGGCATCCGCCGCCTGGCCGTGGCGCGCGAGCCGCACGACAACGCTCTGCTCGACACTCTCCAGGAGTGGTCGGTGCAGGACATCCGCACTCTCGCACGACTGCTGCACTCCTTGACGACGGGCGAGAGCCCCTGA
- a CDS encoding NADP-dependent oxidoreductase gives MRFRPLQPASAPQPTAGAAVDPPTRMRAAVIDGTGSPDLLRAASLGVPAPVMDELLVRVVAAGVNPIDAKTRGGAGLSAAIRDFPATLGFDFSGIVVKSPYESHPLTPGTPVYGMLAFPRSAGSYAEYAVVPSQSVARKPVALSHVEAAGVPLAALTAWGLVVETAHAHEGQRVLIHAGSGGVGHFAVQFAAYFGAHVTATGSARNASWLRELGASVVIDYTTTRFEDVIADVDVVIDLVGNARASTGERSLTVLRPGGLYIVVPTGSWPGYAAATHAAGVRATSFKVTPDGNALATIGRLLDSGAVQVYIDRVFDLNDAAAAHAELERGHTRGKIVLRVSDD, from the coding sequence ATGAGATTCCGGCCGTTGCAACCCGCATCAGCCCCCCAGCCCACGGCGGGGGCGGCGGTCGACCCGCCCACGAGGATGCGCGCGGCGGTCATCGACGGCACCGGGTCTCCGGACCTGCTGCGCGCGGCATCCCTCGGCGTCCCCGCACCGGTGATGGACGAGCTGCTCGTACGGGTGGTGGCCGCCGGGGTCAACCCGATCGACGCGAAGACCCGCGGCGGGGCGGGCCTGTCCGCGGCCATCCGTGACTTCCCCGCGACGCTGGGCTTCGACTTCAGCGGCATCGTCGTGAAATCGCCCTACGAGTCCCACCCGCTTACGCCGGGCACTCCGGTATACGGCATGCTCGCCTTTCCGCGGTCCGCAGGCAGCTACGCCGAGTACGCGGTGGTGCCGTCGCAGTCCGTCGCCCGCAAGCCGGTGGCGCTCTCGCACGTCGAGGCCGCGGGCGTGCCGCTCGCGGCCCTCACGGCATGGGGACTGGTCGTCGAGACGGCGCACGCGCACGAAGGGCAACGGGTCCTCATTCACGCCGGCAGCGGCGGCGTGGGCCACTTCGCCGTCCAGTTCGCCGCGTACTTCGGCGCGCACGTCACCGCGACCGGCTCAGCGCGCAATGCCTCATGGCTCAGGGAGCTCGGCGCATCGGTGGTGATCGACTACACGACGACGCGCTTCGAGGACGTCATCGCCGATGTCGACGTCGTCATCGACCTGGTCGGAAACGCACGAGCGAGCACGGGCGAGCGGTCACTGACCGTGCTGCGACCGGGCGGCCTGTACATCGTCGTCCCGACGGGCTCGTGGCCGGGCTACGCGGCTGCCACGCATGCAGCCGGAGTCCGAGCCACGAGCTTCAAAGTCACGCCCGATGGGAACGCACTGGCGACGATCGGACGCCTTCTGGACTCCGGCGCCGTGCAGGTCTACATCGACCGGGTCTTCGACCTGAACGACGCGGCGGCCGCGCATGCCGAACTCGAGCGGGGACATACCCGCGGAAAGATCGTCTTGCGCGTCAGCGACGACTGA